The following DNA comes from Myxococcales bacterium.
GTGCGGGGGCCGGCGGGCGAGCGGCGGGTGGAGGCGGACGCGGTGTTCGTGTTGATCGGAGCCATCGTGCCGTGGGAGTTCCTGACGCGAATTGGTATTCGGCGGGGTGGGCAGGGCTGAGAGCGGGAGCGGTCGCCGGTGCGGATCTGAATTTCGGGCGCGGCACCGGCACTTCTGCTAGGTTCCGCGCCCTCGCGTTCCCCGACGTCGCCGAGCGTACGGCTTCGAGTGACTCCGGTCCGGGTCGCAGGCACCCGACGAGGCTGGTCTAGCGACCCGCCGCGCCACCACGGAAAGCTGCAGGCAGACGAGCATGATCACCGTAAACGATATCTCGATGAGCTTCGGAGGGCGGGTGCTCTTCGACCACGTGAACGTGACGTTCAACGACGGCGAGCGGTACGGCCTCACCGGCCCCAACGGCGCCGGCAAGTCGACGTTCATGAAGATCTTGTCGAGCGAGCTCGAGCCGGGAACCGGAAGTGTCAGCTGCCGGGGTCGCCTGGGAGTGCTGGAGCAGGATCACGCCATCTACGCCGATCAGCTGATCCTGAACGTGGTCCTCTCCGGACACCGGGTCTTGTGGGAGGCGCTCGAGCAGAAGGCAGAGCTGCTCGGCAAGGGCTCCGAGCTCAGCGACGACGACGGGATGCTCCTGGGCGAGCTGGAGATGACGATCGCCGAACAGGACGGATACACCGCCGAGGGTGAGGCGAGCGCGCTCTTGGTGGGGCTTGGTATTCCGGAGCAGCTGCACACACAGAAGCTCGAGGTGCTTCAGGGCGGCGACCGCGTGCGCGTGTTGCTCGCCAAGGCCTTGTTTGGCAAGCCAGACAGCCTGCTCCTGGACGAGCCGACGAACAGCCTCGACATCTCCAGTATCCGCTGGCTCGAGAGCTTCCTCGTCGACTACAGCGGCGCGCTGGTCGTGATCAGCCACGATCGCCACTTCTTGAACACGGTCTGCAGCAAGATCGCCGACATCGACTACGAGAGTGTCATCGTCTACACGGGCGACTACGACGACATGGTCCGCGCCAAGGCGGAGTCGCGCGGCTCGCTCGAGCTGGCGAACGCGGCTCGTCAAGAGAAGGTCCTGCAGCTGCAAGAGTTCGTGCGGAGGTTTGGCGCCGGAACGCGCGCGACGCAGGTGAAATCCCGCGAGAAGCAGATGGAGCGTGAGAAACAGGCGATGGTGGATCTCAAGCGCTCCAACATCCAGCGCCCGTTCATCCGTTTCGAGCAAGCTCGTCCCAGCGGCCGCAGCGTGCTCAGCGTGCACAATCTGTGCAAGAGCTTCGACTCCGTCGGCATCTGCCAGCGCTTCAACTTGAGTGTGATGCGCGGCGACAAGATCGCGCTCGTCGGGCCGAACGGCATCGGCAAGACCAGCATGCTGCGCATGTTCAACGGAGAGCTGCCTCCCGACGAGGGCGAGGTCGCTTGGGGTTACGAGGCGCGCGTCGGTTACATGCCGCAAGAGCACTCGGAGGCCATCCAGCGCTCGGACCAGAGCGCGCACGCGTGGCTCTGGAGCTTCAACGAGACCGCGGACGAAGAGAGTCTGCGCGCGTTGTTCGGGCGATTGCTGTTCAAGAAGGAAGAGCCGCTCAAGCCCACCAAGGTGCTGTCGGGTGGGGAGACCGTGCGCCTGTTGCTGGCCAAGCTGATGTTGGGTGCGCCCAACGTGCTGCTCCTGGACGAGCCCACCAACCATCTGGATCTGGAGTCCATCCGGGCGCTGACCGAGGCGCTGAGTGTGTACCAAGGCACGTGCATCTTCGTGACGCACGATCGCGACATGGTGGACCGAGTGGCGACGCGCATCCTGGAGATGAGCGTCGAGGGGATCCGCGAGCTGAGCCCCAGCGCCTTCCACGACGGTCAGTTCCTGGTGAAACACGGCGTGTACCAGCACCGCGAAGCCCGGCCCACCTGAGCGCGGGCGGGCGGAGGGCGGGCCCCGAGCAGCTGAGCGCCGGGGCGGGAGCGGGCGCCGGAGCCCGAGCGGGAGCCGGTGCCGGAGCGGGCGCGGGAGCCGGAGCGGGGCCTGAGCGCGGGCGTGCGCCGCGAGCGCGCGGGTCAAATGCCGCGGAAAGCGGCCGCTAAGGCCCCGGCGCAGATCGAATCCATCACCCCGGACGTAGAGTGGGGGCGCGAAGCTGTAAGCCCCAGCCCGGGGCCGCGTTGAAGGAGTCGTCCCGATGAAGGTCAAGAGCGTCGCAGGCCTGGCGGCCGTGGGTATGTTCCTCACGAGCCTGAGCGTGTGGTCGGTAACCAAACCGAGCACGGGCCCCGACGCCATCACGGACGTCGGGAACAACGACCTGACCACGAACAAGGACCCGAACGCCGCTGACCACCCCGGCGCCGCGTTCACCACCGGCAAGACGCTCATGATGGAGGGTCGCCTGGGTCACGGCAAGCTGCTCTCGACCAAAGACAACGCGACCATGCTCCTGGTCAACGTCAGCGCGGACAACAACAGCGCGGCTCCCACCGCCACGCCGCTGAACCTCTCGATCGTCGTCGATCGCTCGGGTTCGATGAAGGGCAGACGCCTCCAGAACGCCATCGACGGCGCGCGCGGCATGGTGCGTCGGCTGCGGGATGGCGACACGGTCAGCGTCGTCTCTTACAACCACGCCGCGGAGGTCCTCGTGGCTCCGACGACGGTCGATTCGTTCAGCAGGGATCGCGTCAGCGCGTCGCTCGCCAGCATCACCGCACAGGGTGACACCTGTATCTCGTGCGGCATCGACGAGGCCATGGCGCAGCTCCGGCAGCGGTCCGGCATGATCGATCGCATCTTGCTGCTCTCGGACGGTGAAGCGACCGCCGGCGTGCGCGACGTGGAAGGCTTCCGCTCCATTGGCGCGCGCATCCGCAACATGGGCGCTAGCATCAGCAGCGTCGGCGTCGACGTCGACTACAACGAACGCGTGATGAACGCGCTCGCGGTGGAGTCGAACGGGCGCCACCATTTCGTCGCGAACGCCGCCGATCTGCCCCGCGTGTTCGACCAGGAGCTGGACACGCTGGTCAAATCACTGGCGAAGAACGCCGAGGTCGCCATCGAGCTCGCGCCGGGCGTCGACGTCGATCGCGTCTTCGACCGGACCTTCCGGCGCGAAGGCCGCAAGCTCCTGATCCCGCTCGGGGGATTCAGCGCGGGTGAGGAGAAGACCTTGCTCGTGTCGCTCAGGGTCCCGCGGGGAGCGGCCGGTGAGCGGCCGATAGCCGACGTGAGGATGACCTACGACGATCTGTCCGGCGGAAACGCGCTGGGTCAGCGCGGCGACTGCCAGGGCAAGCTGAGCGCGCTGCTCACGGAAAACGCGGCTGAGGTCAGTGATCTCGACTCGTTCGTCTCCGCCCGCATGCTGCGCAGCCAGACGGCGGCGGCGCTCACCGAAGCGAACGAGCTGTTTGCCAACGGGCGCAGCGATGAGGCGCGCCGCAAGCTCGGCGCCCGCCTCGATGATCTCAAACAACAGCGCGCAGCCACGCTGGCGCGGGCTCCTTCGCCTGCAAAGGCAAAGCTCGAGGCCGACTTCGACAAACAGTCGAGCGCGCTCGGGCAAGCCAACGACGGTTTTGCATCACCACCCGCCGCGGCGCCCGCAGAGGCCGAGCGCAAGGGACGCGAGCAGGTGAAAGAGAACGCCACCAAGGCGCTCGATCTCGGCTTCTGAACGCCGGAGCCACCGCTGCGCTGCAACGAGCGCACGAGACCGGCGTGATTTTTCCCGCGTGAAGGCTTGTGCTTGCGCTTGAGCAAGAGGAACATCGTCGCCAAGGGAAGCTTCGGGCGTCGGGTCCGAGAGAGCGGAGGATGAAATGAGCGACAACCTGAAAGCGTCGCGGGCGCGCACTGTCACCCGGTTGATTCTGGCGCTGCTCGCCCTTGCGTTGTTCGTAGCGGTGCTCCTGGCCGTTGCCCTGCGGAGGCCGCCGCCGGTGAAGGCCTCTCCGATCCAGGCTCGCCTCGAGCTCGCGGCGGGTGAGGTCAGCGTCGACTCCGGCCAAGGCGCCGAGCGCGCCGTCAGTGGCACCCCGCTGTTTGCCGACGCGAAGATCAGCACCGACAAGGGCGCCCGCGCGCTGGTGCGCCTGCCGGACGGGTCGCGCCTGTTCCTGCGCGGAGAGAGCAGCATCAAGCTCGGTACCGAGGCCGTCACCCTCGAGGCAGGGGAGTACTTCCTCGACGCACCGCCCACGGACAGAAAGGCGATGCTGCATCAGATCGCCGGCACCCTGGTCACGGCGGCCGAAGCGGGTGTTGCGATCCGTCGCGACGGAGCCGACGCCAGCATCTACGTCGCCCGCGGCATGGCGACCGTCAGCGGCAAAGGCGGCCGCGCCGAGGTCAAGGCGGGCGAGCAGGCGGTGGTGAAGGGCGAAGCCGCGCCCAACGTCGCGTCGCTGGCGTTCTGGGAAGACTGGACCGGGGGCATGGCGGACTTTGCTTCCGGCGGCGGAGTGCCCGGCGCCGGAAGCGGCACCATCTACGGCGTCGACGTCGGCGCGATGCCCGGCAGCGCGGCTCGACGTCTGGAGATCAGTCGACAGAACGTGCGCGCCGTGGTGCGCGAGGGGCTGAGCGAGACGGAGGTCGACCAGACCTTCTTCAATCCCGGCGAGCGGGACGTCGAGGGTTGGTACTGGTTCAGCGTGCCCGACAAGGCCAGCGTCACGAGTTTTGCGCTCGAGACCAACGGCACCCTGGTCGAGGGCGAATTCATCGAGTCGAAGGAGGCCGCCGTTCAGTACACCGCCGCCAAGAGCACCGGACATTCTCCGGCCATCTTGGAGTGGGTCGACGGGAAGACCTATCGCGCACGGATCTATCCGATCCGCTCCGGCGGCACCCGACGGGTCGTGCTGCGTTACGTCCAGATCAACCCATCGAACGACGGCAAGCTGACTTTCGTCTACCCGATGGGGCAGGGGGATCCGGTTCGCATCGGCGAGTTCTCCCTCAGCGTCGACCTTGGCGAAGTGGGGCCCAGGATGAAGATCGCCACCTTGGTCGACGCGCGCGTGGAAGGGAACGGCCGCAACGTGACCATGCGCCGCAGCGGTTACACGCCGCGCGCAGATTTTCAGCTCGAGGCGACGCTGCCGGACAAACGCCCGCCGCTCGCGGTGTCTCGTTACAAGGGTGACGGAGAGAGCGCTGACTACGTGATGGTGCGCTACACGCCGGACCTCGACTGGAAGGGCGTGAAGCAACAGCGCGGCGACGTGGTCGTGGTGGTCGACACCTCGGCAGCCGGGGACGAGTCTGCGCGTCAGCTCAAGACCGCGACGGCCGAGTCCGTGCTGCGTGCGCTTTCGGACGAAGATCGGTTCGTGCTCGTCGCCCTCGACGTTCGGCCGACCGTCTTGCACCCGAAAGAGGGCATGGCGTCGGCCAGCGATGGCGAGATCGCCAAGGCGCTCGAGGCCCTGGCCGGACATCCCGCGGGCGGCGCCACGGACATCGCCAGCATGTTCGACGTCTCCCTCGCGCGGTTGCACGCGGCCGAGCAGCCGGCCGTCGTTTACGTTGGCGACGGCAACGCAACCAGCGGTGAGATGAGCGGGGAGCAGATCGTCGAGCGCCTGCGGCGTGCTCTCGGTACGTCGCGCGCGCGCCTGTTCACGGTGGGGGTGGGCTCCGACGCCAACTATCCGCTGCTGGCCGAGCTCGCACGCGCGGGCGGCGGCACGGCGTTCCGCGTCGACGAAGCGGAGCAGACGACGGCACGGGCGCTCGAGCTGACGGCGGCCCTCAAGGTGCCGACCATCACCGATCTCGAGATCGATCTGGGTGCGGGGCTCGACGAGCCCTTCTCGAGCGCGAGCGGCAAGGTGAGCCGCGGGCAAGAGGTGGTAGTGCTCGCACGCAGCCACCACGATTTGCCCAAACGTGTGAAGGTCAAGGGGCGGATTGGCGGGGAGCAGTTCGCCAAGGAGTACGAAGCGGAGCGCGAGACCAGTGTGATCGCGGAGTTCGTGCCGCGGCTCTGGGCAGCCGAGTACATGCGCCGCCTCTTGGGCAACGCCCAAGGACCCGATGCCGAGCGCGGGCGCATCGTCGCGCTCGGGCTGGAGTACGGCCTGATGACGCCGTTCACCAGCATCTTGGCGCTCGAGAGCGAGCGCGCGTATCAGCAAATGGGAATAGGTCGCAAGCGCAGCAAGCTGCGCGGCAAACAGCTCACGTTGCTCGAGATGGACGACGACACGGAGCGGCGGGTCGGGCTCCGCCACGCAGCGCTAACGCCGCCTGGCTTCATGCCGCTCGGTTGCAGCAAGATGGATCCCTTCGGGGGCTCGAACGAGAAGGAAGCGCCCGCCACCCAGAGTGCACCCGAGTCGGCCAAGGCCGGCTACGCCGGGCCCCGCGCCGACATGGCGCAGCGCGAGAGCAACGCCGAGCCGGCCGCGGCCCCCATGCCGGCCTCGCCGGCTTTGGATCCCGCACCCGCGGAGGCCATGGAGGAGAAGACCGAGGTCGGGGCCATGGGTGCGCGCGGCGGTGCGGCCGCGCCCGCTCCGGCGAAGGCGGCGATGCGGCCGCGAGCCCGGCCCATGAAGCTCGACGGGGACGACGAGGCCGACAAACCGGCGTCGGGGCCCACGCCGACGCCCACGGCGCCGCCCATGCTCGAGAAGAAGAAGGTCGCAGAGGTCGCCAAGGATCAGGGGCTCGGGCGAGCCAACCAGAAACAACTCGCCGATGTTGATCGGACCGCTGGTGGCAAGCTTGGCGGTGGCTGGCAGCCGACGCTGCAGACCTGCAGTGACGCCGCAGCGCGCCCGCTCCGGGAGCGGGTCTTGCTCTGGCAGAAGCGGCTGAAGACGGCTCGGAATCCGAGTGACATCACCCAGCGCTACGACGCGGCGGTAGCATCGTGCGAGCTGTCGGACTGGCGCGCGGAGCGCACGTTCCTCGACCTGATGCAGCGTCGTGTCGACGGCGAAGCGTCCGCAACGGTGGTGCTCTCCCACTTCTCGGGTCGCCCCGAGGTGCAGAAGTTCCTTGCCAAGTTGCTCCTGCGCCGAGCGGTGGACGCTCGGCTCGTGGCTGCAGTGGAGCGTGCGCTGTTCGGCACTGCGGTGGACTGGGTGAAGCTCGACCTGGATCTGTCGGAGCTCGAAGACGTCGAAAAACGCATCTCCAAGGTGCGCGAAGCCATCGCCAAGGCGCCGGAAGATCCCAACGGCGGCGTGCGTCTGGTCAAGCTGCTGGTCGAGGCCGACAAGAAGGACGAAGCGGTCGCCCTCGGACGGCGCCTGCGAGATCAAGGCTTCTTGACCCCCAACATCGCGCGGGAGATCGGCGATGTCCTGGCCCGCGCCGGCTTCGAGGACGACGCCGTGCGGACCTACTCCGAGATCGTCGAGTTCGATCCGGACGGCATCGACTCGCGGCGGCTCCTGGGCGACATCTATCTGGGTCACGGCTGGTACGAGCCGGCTTACAGCCAGTACCGCACGATCACGGAGATGGCGAAGGACGACGCGCTCGGTTGGCTCAGGCTCGCTGCGGCTGCGGCGGGCGCGGGGCGCATCGACGAGGCCTTGCGGCTCGAGCGTAAGATCGCCAACGCGCAGGGCACGCCCGGACCCACGGATCCGCGTCGCTGGGCTCGCATGTTGTCGGCGGCCCGGCTGGCGCGACTGATCGACAAACCTCCGCAGGGCGCCAACCCCGAGAGTGTGAAGCGCGAGCTGAAGGAGCTGCAGCTGTTCAGCGGACAAGGCACGCTCGTCTTGCTCACCTGGGAAGATCTGACGGCGGATCTGCAGCTCGTCTCCCAGCTCGACGGCAAGGACGTCGGTCTCGGGGAGGCCACGGACGCTGCCAAGTCTGGGCTGTCGTCGCTCCTGATGACGTCGCAAGACTTCGAGCACGCGGCGTTCGCCGCGCGTCTCCGGAGCCCACGCCGCGACGCGCCGACGAAGCTCTTCCGGCAGGACGTGAGCTGGAACGGCAAGGACTTCAAGGTGACCATCAAGCCCATCGAGCTGCCGGCGAAGAGCGCGGACGTCGCGCTCTAGGGCCAGCGGCGCCAGCGAGCCGTGAACCTGCTCCTGTTCGAACGAACGGAGGTCGGCGAGGCCTCTCGGGTCGTCCTCGCCGACGCGCGCGGAGCGCACCTGACTCGGGTGCTCCGCGTGGTTGTCGGAGACGAGGTCCGGGCCGGCGTGATTGGTGGGCCCGTCGGGACTGCCAGAGTGCTCGAGCTCGACGCGGAGCGGGTCGTGCTCGACGTCGCGGCGGTCCTCGGCGGGAGCGTGCCAGACCGGCCGCGGGTCGATCTGGTCCTCGCCCTGCCGCGTCCCAAGGTTTTCGCGCGGCTGCTGCCCGACATCACTGCCCTGGGTGTGGGCAGTGTATGGGTGACCGGCGCCGCGCGCGTCGAACGCTACTATTTCGACTCGCATCGGCTGGATGCCGACGAGATCCGCCGCCGCTGCCTCGAGGGGCTGACCCAAGCGCGGGACACGCGCTTGCCCGCGATCAGCGTCCAGCGATCGCTCGAGAGCACCGTGAAAGACCGCCTACCGCCGGGTGGTCGCCGGGTTTTTGCCGATCTTCCTCGGGGCAGTGACGCGGGCGACCTGCGCGAGAGCTGCGCCGCGCTTCGCCCCGAGGAGCGGATCGTGATCGCCATTGGTCCCGAGGGCGGTTGGCTCGATGCCGAGCGGGCGCTGCTGGACAGAGCGGGATTCGTGGCCATGAGTCTCGGTCCGCGGGTGCTCAGCGTCGGGGTCGCGTGTGCGGTGGCGCTCGGCCTCGCTCACGCAGCGCTTCGCAGTCGGGCTGACGTTCCGCTCACGCGCTGACCTTCACCGTGAGGCCGAGGGCCCGGATGCGGCGTGCGAGTTGCTCGAGCACCTCCGGCGACACCTTGTCTAGCTGTGGGGCCTCGGGCTGATGGGAGGCACGAGCCAACGTGTAGAGGTGCACCCCAGCGAGCGGCACGCCATCGCGGCGGAGCTCACGGAGCAGCTTCAGGTAGGCGTGCTCCTCGCGGGCGTCGGGAGTGGCGCCATGCCACGAAAACCAGCACGTCTGCAGCCACGTGGGGCAGGCCAGGGCGGCGGTTCGGAGTTTCTCCGCGTGGTCCTCGGGGGACGCGTGGCAATTATTGACGCGCAGGCTGCCTTCGGCGGTGGCGCTATCCAGTTTGAACCAGA
Coding sequences within:
- a CDS encoding ABC-F family ATP-binding cassette domain-containing protein, coding for MITVNDISMSFGGRVLFDHVNVTFNDGERYGLTGPNGAGKSTFMKILSSELEPGTGSVSCRGRLGVLEQDHAIYADQLILNVVLSGHRVLWEALEQKAELLGKGSELSDDDGMLLGELEMTIAEQDGYTAEGEASALLVGLGIPEQLHTQKLEVLQGGDRVRVLLAKALFGKPDSLLLDEPTNSLDISSIRWLESFLVDYSGALVVISHDRHFLNTVCSKIADIDYESVIVYTGDYDDMVRAKAESRGSLELANAARQEKVLQLQEFVRRFGAGTRATQVKSREKQMEREKQAMVDLKRSNIQRPFIRFEQARPSGRSVLSVHNLCKSFDSVGICQRFNLSVMRGDKIALVGPNGIGKTSMLRMFNGELPPDEGEVAWGYEARVGYMPQEHSEAIQRSDQSAHAWLWSFNETADEESLRALFGRLLFKKEEPLKPTKVLSGGETVRLLLAKLMLGAPNVLLLDEPTNHLDLESIRALTEALSVYQGTCIFVTHDRDMVDRVATRILEMSVEGIRELSPSAFHDGQFLVKHGVYQHREARPT
- a CDS encoding VWA domain-containing protein, encoding MKVKSVAGLAAVGMFLTSLSVWSVTKPSTGPDAITDVGNNDLTTNKDPNAADHPGAAFTTGKTLMMEGRLGHGKLLSTKDNATMLLVNVSADNNSAAPTATPLNLSIVVDRSGSMKGRRLQNAIDGARGMVRRLRDGDTVSVVSYNHAAEVLVAPTTVDSFSRDRVSASLASITAQGDTCISCGIDEAMAQLRQRSGMIDRILLLSDGEATAGVRDVEGFRSIGARIRNMGASISSVGVDVDYNERVMNALAVESNGRHHFVANAADLPRVFDQELDTLVKSLAKNAEVAIELAPGVDVDRVFDRTFRREGRKLLIPLGGFSAGEEKTLLVSLRVPRGAAGERPIADVRMTYDDLSGGNALGQRGDCQGKLSALLTENAAEVSDLDSFVSARMLRSQTAAALTEANELFANGRSDEARRKLGARLDDLKQQRAATLARAPSPAKAKLEADFDKQSSALGQANDGFASPPAAAPAEAERKGREQVKENATKALDLGF
- a CDS encoding 16S rRNA (uracil(1498)-N(3))-methyltransferase, with the translated sequence MNLLLFERTEVGEASRVVLADARGAHLTRVLRVVVGDEVRAGVIGGPVGTARVLELDAERVVLDVAAVLGGSVPDRPRVDLVLALPRPKVFARLLPDITALGVGSVWVTGAARVERYYFDSHRLDADEIRRRCLEGLTQARDTRLPAISVQRSLESTVKDRLPPGGRRVFADLPRGSDAGDLRESCAALRPEERIVIAIGPEGGWLDAERALLDRAGFVAMSLGPRVLSVGVACAVALGLAHAALRSRADVPLTR